A window from Candidatus Gorgyraea atricola encodes these proteins:
- a CDS encoding inverse autotransporter beta domain-containing protein produces MNIRCEKLYFILILGTIFYLFFTGFCNSFAEEKSSGENPAWVKRIDLGIEAGTGQKPKWYFETVQPLYQNPAEDKTLFIQPRLNKQDDDETLNLGVGYRWLTRNENMLLGMNAFYDHTYEHDHYRAGFGIEALGKILEARVNTYWGLSDKRITEETGTSTTYEEVVDGFDVEVGGAIIPRLHWLKLYGSTYWFDHKKFDDKEGWRVRARIEPTDTINCDVTLWDDNKGDMEIRADLAVNIPFDDWSDIKDTFRIAETKYDDKDLSESMLIPVERDHEVKVEKWIESSGLTIEVGRQ; encoded by the coding sequence ATGAATATCAGATGCGAAAAGCTTTATTTTATTTTAATTCTAGGGACAATATTCTACCTTTTCTTTACGGGCTTCTGTAACAGCTTTGCCGAAGAAAAGTCCTCCGGTGAAAACCCGGCCTGGGTTAAGCGCATAGACTTAGGTATTGAGGCAGGGACTGGCCAAAAGCCCAAGTGGTATTTCGAAACTGTCCAACCACTTTATCAAAATCCCGCGGAAGACAAGACCTTATTTATCCAGCCAAGGCTCAACAAGCAGGATGATGACGAAACATTAAATCTGGGCGTAGGTTACAGGTGGCTTACACGTAACGAGAATATGCTTCTGGGCATGAATGCATTCTACGACCACACTTATGAGCACGATCATTACCGGGCAGGCTTTGGCATAGAAGCCTTGGGTAAAATCCTGGAAGCAAGAGTTAATACTTACTGGGGGCTTTCTGATAAAAGAATAACGGAGGAAACCGGGACATCCACTACCTATGAGGAAGTAGTGGATGGTTTTGATGTGGAAGTGGGCGGCGCTATAATTCCCCGGCTTCACTGGCTCAAACTCTACGGAAGCACATACTGGTTTGACCACAAGAAATTCGACGATAAAGAGGGCTGGAGGGTTCGAGCGAGAATCGAGCCCACAGATACTATCAACTGCGATGTTACTCTCTGGGATGACAATAAAGGGGATATGGAGATAAGGGCGGACCTGGCAGTAAACATTCCCTTTGATGACTGGTCTGACATCAAGGATACCTTCAGAATTGCAGAAACTAAATATGATGATAAAGATCTATCAGAAAGCATGCTTATACCGGTTGAAAGGGACCATGAAGTCAAGGTGGAGAAATGGATAGAAAGCTCTGGCCTAACGATAGAGGTAGGAAGGCAATGA